A region of Vigna radiata var. radiata cultivar VC1973A unplaced genomic scaffold, Vradiata_ver6 scaffold_252, whole genome shotgun sequence DNA encodes the following proteins:
- the LOC106755354 gene encoding uncharacterized protein LOC106755354: MALVAEDVKSRSEVYHGEEICQVKSKELLKEIALPNGLLPLKDIEECEAHVEKGKISKLTGVKTKEILLWITLSDIYVDDPLIGKITFKPPRLAISVFSCLHLRAQREEGPARRLAAARCDSDIDRAAREEYTSELSWRKVARDGTCEGF; this comes from the exons ATGGCTTTGGTAGCAGAGGATGTCAAGAGCAGATCGGAGGTGTACCACGGGGAAGAAATCTGCCAAGTGAAGTCGAAAGAGCTACTCAAGGAAATCGCTCTCCCCAATGGTCTCTTGCCCCTCAAAGACATAGAAGAGTGCG AGGCTCATGTAGAAAAAGGAAAGATCTCCAAGCTCACCGGTGTGAAGACGAAGGAGATATTGCTCTGGATCACGCTCAGTGACATATACGTCGATGACCCTCTCATCGGCAAAATCACCTTTAAACCCCCCCGCTTGGCTATTTCGGTCTTTTCCTGTCTCCACCTTCGAGCTCAGAGAGAGGAAGGTCCAGCGAGACGATTGGCTGCGGCGCGGTGTGATTCCGACATCGATAGGGCGGCGCGTGAAGAATACACGTCCGAGCTCAGCTGGAGAAAGGTGGCGCGTGACGGCACGTGCGAAGGATTTTGA